One stretch of Cygnus olor isolate bCygOlo1 chromosome 1, bCygOlo1.pri.v2, whole genome shotgun sequence DNA includes these proteins:
- the OVCH1 gene encoding ovochymase-1 isoform X4 — MFFSRIVGGRETVPGGQPWQVSLKLGRFHICGGSLVREDVVITAAHCMVNLEQKLLKSLVVTVGEHHLQQVDRQEQSIPVLHVFIHPGFNRLHYMDCDVAVLRLQHPARFGDEVQPICLPHRDEDFEVGTLCVTSGWGKVSEGAGVLAPVLQEVELPLIDSLTCSALLRAMELPPVQGSKLCAGFPDGGRDACKGDSGGPLACLRTGGTWTLAGVVSWGVGCARGWDASRRSTTARGSPGVFSRVAAVMDFIAQHMAAAAVLSPLPVPDQCSPQGTLVSGESGRVRYPQSLEDDYPNNSLCTWNVTVPEEKIILIYFTKLDVEYQVGCDRDYVSLYSSRRELISKVCGNVFPAPLLIESDQATITFVSDGSNAGRGFELTFTAVHKESEAGSGCGSVAMLEEEGKIDSANYPGLYPRNTKCHWLIEAPVEYAVKMEFEDFALELSPGCIYDAVNVYSDAEEENQLANLCGFTTPKPVLSPGNTMLVHFESDEENNFRGFRARLTFVLSEEARREDSGLATAPMLPLRDVPLDTCGLPPVTPWWLFKRISGAEEACPRCWPWHAALNFLGDYQCSGVVISPTWILTAAHCVQPSNKPLHWTVTAGDHDRALRESTEQVRQVKTIVVHPHFDVVSYDSDIALVQLDIPLEYNTAVRPVCLPNSTETLSSSSLCTASGWGIIEEADRSRSKRLQQMQVPVLENEICERNYYCGHPGGITARMLCAGFVSMGGQDPCQGGSGGPLVCRKENGPFILYGVVSWGVGCASTKKPGVYSRVRIFLDWIRLTMKDSAQSMPWGSNAVPGTLVQEQLVKLPAKLQGEASAQECVSEVELEEPRGFISAPFLSGYVGSPECFWILRVSPKGMAKIMVKHLSIRTSPNCREEFLGIYEESQGGRKELAVLCGTLMSPVVLWSPGPTVKVVFRSISPAAFSIEYLMLTVQGQKPGNTQESPEKMSSELSRCKDAILTDKEGKIQSPGYPMRHTNATSSCHWRIIAPLKSIIRLEVLDFWTERNLSNCHGQLMLYEGFGLTKELLGNFCGDASLYPVKSRGSVMTVTFTSRAEAAMKGFLLTYQMIFPEQSLEPGNMTDADKECPVFDLIPVGATEITSPSYPGVYPDMLNCTWTIYSISGNKLKAVIKDFVTEDTRDCIWDCLSIYDGPHLSSRLLASLCGQRKSFSVFSSSSFLTLHFRTDESVGYRGFKILLEELYLQPTQNELEDGSQLVDPFPVLGPATSTEELGESREKPKICESSGAALLSWPWLASLQYEGRHFCGGILIDEKWVLTAAHCNFSAQMDKVLGKIYSLPNVKGNSPVLVKAVHAHYNFSGFPSTNDLALLELQKPIKPGDSAVVACLAGSGEEVSPDARCLTAGWGEAGAHEEEQGSRLQQVEVSLLSYEACMSYWGQNIEKTNICARSAEAAFCMGDSGWPLICGTHGHYKLVGIASWASDNCHPESPAVYTKVSAYRNWISSVTNQKI; from the exons ATGTTCTTCTCTCGAATTGTTGGAGGAAGAGAGACGGTGCCCGGGGGACAGCCCTGGCAG GTGTCCCTCAAACTGGGCCGTTTCCATATCTGTGGCGGCAGTCTGGTCCGAGAAGACGTGGTTATTACTGCTGCTCACTGCATGGTCAACCTGGAGCA GAAACTCCTGAAGAGCCTGGTGGTGACAGTGGGGGAGCATCACCTCCAGCAGGTggacaggcaggagcagagcatccCCGTCTTGCATGTGTTCATCCACCCTGGGTTCAACCGGCTGCACTACATGGACTGCGACGTGGCTGTGCTGcgcctgcagcacccagcccgcTTTG GGGATGAGGTCCAGCCAATCTGCCTCCCCCACAGGGATGAAGACTTCGAGGTGGGGACACTGTGTGTGACAAGTGGCTGGGGCAAGGTGTCTGAGG GGGCTGGGGTGCTGGCTCCCGTCCTGCAGGAGGTGGAGCTGCCCCTCATCGACAGCCTGACCTGCAGTGCCCTGCTGAGGGCCATGGAACTACCGCCTGTGCAGGGCTCCAAGCTGTGCGCAGGATTTCCCGACGGCGGGAGGGATGCCTGCAAG GGTGACTCTGGAGGGCCCCTTGCATGTCTGAGGACTGGCGGCACCTGGACGCTGGCTGGCGTGGTGTCCTGGGGGGTCGGTTGTGCCAGAGGATGGGATGCCAGCAGGAGAAGCACCACGGCTCGGGGCTCCCCAGGTGTCTTCTCCCGGGTGGCTGCAGTCATGGACTTCATTGCCCAGCACATGGCAGCCG CTGCCGTGCTAAGCCCCCTTCCTGTGCCAGACCAGTGCAGTCCCCAAGGCACACTGGTCTCTGGAGAAAGCGGCCGTGTTCGGTACCCCCAGTCCCTGGAGGATGACTACCCCAACAACAG CCTGTGCACCTGGAACGTAACAGTGCCGGAGGAGAAAATCATCCTGATATACTTCACTAAATTAGATGTAGAGTACCAAGTTGGATGTGACCGTGACTACGTGTCCCTCTACTCAAGCAGAAGAGAGCTGATCA GCAAAGTCTGTGGGAATGTgttcccagcccctctgctgaTAGAGTCGGACCAGGCCACCATTACATTTGTTTCTGATGGGAGCAACGCTGGCCGTGGGTTTGAACTCACCTTCACAGCTGTCCATAAGGAGTCCGAAGCAG GTTCGGGCTGTGGGAGTGTTGCAAtgctggaggaagaggggaagattGATTCTGCAAACTACCCTGGCTTGTATCCCAGGAACACCAAGTGCCACTGGCTCATTGAGGCTCCAGTAGAGTATGCTGTAAAG ATGGAGTTTGAAGACTTTGCCCTTGAACTTAGCCCAGGCTGTATTTATGACGCTGTTAATGTTTACAGTgatgcagaagaggaaaaccagCTGG CTAATCTCTGTGGATTCACAACTCCCAAACCAGTGCTGAGTCCGGGAAATACTATGCTGGTGCATTTTGAAAGTGATGAGGAGAACAACTTCAGAGGGTTCAGAGCCCGGCTCACCTTTGTTCTTTCAG AGGAGGCaagaagagaagactcaggATTAGCTACTGCACCAATGTTGCCTCTGAGGGATGTCCCCTTAG ACACCTGTGGCCTTCCCCCAGTGACTCCCTGGTGGCTGTTCAAGCGCATTAGCGGGGCTGAGGAGGCCTGTCCTCGCTGCTGGCCATGGCACGCTGCCCTGAACTTCCTTGGAGACTACCAGTGCAGCGGGGTTGTCATTAGCCCCACATGGATCCTGACAGCCGCCCACTGTGTGCAGCC ATCCAATAAACCCTTGCACTGGACTGTGACAGCAGGAGACCATGACAGAGCCCTGAGAGAGTCAACAGAACAG GTGAGACAGGTTAAAACCATTGTGGTGCATCCCCACTTTGATGTGGTGAGCTATGACTCTGACATTGCCCTGGTGCAGCTAGACATCCCTCTGGAGTACAATACTGCTGTGAGGCCAGTGTGTCTGCCCAACAGCACAGAGACGTtatcttcctcttccctctgcacTGCATCTGGTTGGGGAATCATTGAAGAAG CAGATAGGAGCCGATCTAAGCGACTGCAGCAGATGCAAGTGCCTGTGCTTGAGAATGAAATCTGTGAGAGGAATTACTACTGTGGTCACCCTGGAGGGATCACAGCTAGGATGCTTTGTGCTGGCTTTGTTTCCATGGGAGGCCAGGACCCCTGTCAG GGTGGTTCTGGTGGCCCCTTGGTTTGCAGGAAGGAAAACGGACCGTTTATTCTTTACGGCGTTGTCAGCTGGGGTGTTGGCTGTGCAAGTACAAAGAAACCAGGAGTCTACTCAAGGGTGAGGATTTTCCTGGACTGGATAAGACTGACAATGAAAG ATTCTGCACAGAGCATGCCATGGGGAAGTAATGCTGTACCTGGAACCTtggtgcaggagcagctggtgaAATTGCCTGCAAAGCTACAGGGAGAGGCATCAGCACAGG AATGTGTATCAGAAGTGGAGCTAGAAGAGCCCCGGGGGTTTATCTCTGCTCCGTTCTTGTCAGGGTATGTGGGAAGCCCAGAGTGCTTTTGGATACTTCGTGTGTCTCCAAAGGGCATGGCAAAGATTATGGTAAAGCATCTGTCAATAAGAACATCACCAAACTGCCGAGAGGAGTTTCTTGGGATTTACGAAGAGAGtcaaggaggaagaaaagaactaG CTGTGTTGTGTGGTACCCTGATGTCTCCTGTGGTCCTCTGGAGCCCTGGGCCCACAGTGAAGGTGGTATTCCGCTCCATCagccctgctgctttcagcatcGAGTACTTAATGCTCACAGTCCAAG GACAAAAACCTGGAAATACCCAAGAAAGTCCTGAGAAGATGAGCTCAGAGCTGTCACGATGCAAGGATGCTATTCTTACAGATAAGGAAGGAAAGATCCAATCACCAGGATACCCCATGAGACACACAAATGCCACCAG cagctgccactggAGAATTATAGCCCCATTAAAATCCATTATTAGGCTTGAAGTCCTGGACTTCTGGACTGAAAGAAATCTGTCTAATTGTCATGGCCAACTGATGCTGTATGAAGGATTTGGACTAACCAAAGAGTTACTAG GAAACTTCTGTGGCGATGCTTCACTCTACCCTGTAAAATCCCGAGGCTCAGTGATGACAGTGACCTTCACTTCCAGGGCTGAGGCAGCTATGAAAGGCTTTCTCCTGACTTACCAGATGATATTTCCTGAGCAGA GTCTGGAACCTGGAAACATGACAGATGCTGACAAAG agTGCCCAGTCTTTGATCTAATTCCTGTTGGAGCCACTGAAATAACATCTCCCAGTTACCCTGGCGTTTACCCTGACATGCTGAACTGCACTTGGACAATTTATTCCATTTCAGGAAATAAACTGAAGGCTGTAATTAAAGACTTTGTAACTGAGGATACAAGGGACTGCATTTGGGATTGTTTGAGTATTTATGATGGACCTCATCTCTCTTCAAGACTCCTGG ctAGCTTATGTGGCCAGAGAAAATCTTTTAGTGTGTTTTCTAGTAGCAGCTTCCTGACCCTTCACTTCAGAACTGATGAATCTGTAGGATACAGAGGCTTCAAAATCCTTCTTGAAGAGCTGTATCTGCAGCCAACACAAAACGAGCTGGAAGATGGTAGCCAAT TAGTGGATCCATTCCCTGTGCTGGGGCCTGCAACAAGTACAGAAGAACTGGGGGAGTCCCGTGAGAAGCCTAAGATATGTGAAAGCAGCGgggcagccctgctgtcctggcCCTGGCTGGCCAGTCTGCAGTATGAAGGTCGCCACTTCTGTGGAGGCATTCTAATTGATGAAAAATGGGTCCTGACAGCTGCACACTGCAACTTCAG TGCTCAGATGGACAAAGTCCTGGGAAAAATATACTCATTGCCAAATGTGAAGGGTAACAGCCCTGTGCTTGTGAAAGCTGTGCACGCTCACTATAACTTCAGTGGTTTTCCTTCCACAAATGACCTGGCACTCCTGGAGCTGCAGAAACCCATCAAGCCAG
- the OVCH1 gene encoding ovochymase-1 isoform X1, whose amino-acid sequence MFFSRIVGGRETVPGGQPWQVSLKLGRFHICGGSLVREDVVITAAHCMVNLEQKLLKSLVVTVGEHHLQQVDRQEQSIPVLHVFIHPGFNRLHYMDCDVAVLRLQHPARFGDEVQPICLPHRDEDFEVGTLCVTSGWGKVSEGAGVLAPVLQEVELPLIDSLTCSALLRAMELPPVQGSKLCAGFPDGGRDACKGDSGGPLACLRTGGTWTLAGVVSWGVGCARGWDASRRSTTARGSPGVFSRVAAVMDFIAQHMAAAAVLSPLPVPDQCSPQGTLVSGESGRVRYPQSLEDDYPNNSLCTWNVTVPEEKIILIYFTKLDVEYQVGCDRDYVSLYSSRRELISKVCGNVFPAPLLIESDQATITFVSDGSNAGRGFELTFTAVHKESEAGSGCGSVAMLEEEGKIDSANYPGLYPRNTKCHWLIEAPVEYAVKMEFEDFALELSPGCIYDAVNVYSDAEEENQLANLCGFTTPKPVLSPGNTMLVHFESDEENNFRGFRARLTFVLSEEARREDSGLATAPMLPLRDVPLDTCGLPPVTPWWLFKRISGAEEACPRCWPWHAALNFLGDYQCSGVVISPTWILTAAHCVQPSNKPLHWTVTAGDHDRALRESTEQVRQVKTIVVHPHFDVVSYDSDIALVQLDIPLEYNTAVRPVCLPNSTETLSSSSLCTASGWGIIEEADRSRSKRLQQMQVPVLENEICERNYYCGHPGGITARMLCAGFVSMGGQDPCQGGSGGPLVCRKENGPFILYGVVSWGVGCASTKKPGVYSRVRIFLDWIRLTMKDSAQSMPWGSNAVPGTLVQEQLVKLPAKLQGEASAQECVSEVELEEPRGFISAPFLSGYVGSPECFWILRVSPKGMAKIMVKHLSIRTSPNCREEFLGIYEESQGGRKELAVLCGTLMSPVVLWSPGPTVKVVFRSISPAAFSIEYLMLTVQGQKPGNTQESPEKMSSELSRCKDAILTDKEGKIQSPGYPMRHTNATSSCHWRIIAPLKSIIRLEVLDFWTERNLSNCHGQLMLYEGFGLTKELLGNFCGDASLYPVKSRGSVMTVTFTSRAEAAMKGFLLTYQMIFPEQSLEPGNMTDADKECPVFDLIPVGATEITSPSYPGVYPDMLNCTWTIYSISGNKLKAVIKDFVTEDTRDCIWDCLSIYDGPHLSSRLLASLCGQRKSFSVFSSSSFLTLHFRTDESVGYRGFKILLEELYLQPTQNELEDGSQYSSSLLPTSEAIVDPFPVLGPATSTEELGESREKPKICESSGAALLSWPWLASLQYEGRHFCGGILIDEKWVLTAAHCNFSAQMDKVLGKIYSLPNVKGNSPVLVKAVHAHYNFSGFPSTNDLALLELQKPIKPGDSAVVACLAGSGEEVSPDARCLTAGWGEAGAHEEEQGSRLQQVEVSLLSYEACMSYWGQNIEKTNICARSAEAAFCMGDSGWPLICGTHGHYKLVGIASWASDNCHPESPAVYTKVSAYRNWISSVTNQKI is encoded by the exons ATGTTCTTCTCTCGAATTGTTGGAGGAAGAGAGACGGTGCCCGGGGGACAGCCCTGGCAG GTGTCCCTCAAACTGGGCCGTTTCCATATCTGTGGCGGCAGTCTGGTCCGAGAAGACGTGGTTATTACTGCTGCTCACTGCATGGTCAACCTGGAGCA GAAACTCCTGAAGAGCCTGGTGGTGACAGTGGGGGAGCATCACCTCCAGCAGGTggacaggcaggagcagagcatccCCGTCTTGCATGTGTTCATCCACCCTGGGTTCAACCGGCTGCACTACATGGACTGCGACGTGGCTGTGCTGcgcctgcagcacccagcccgcTTTG GGGATGAGGTCCAGCCAATCTGCCTCCCCCACAGGGATGAAGACTTCGAGGTGGGGACACTGTGTGTGACAAGTGGCTGGGGCAAGGTGTCTGAGG GGGCTGGGGTGCTGGCTCCCGTCCTGCAGGAGGTGGAGCTGCCCCTCATCGACAGCCTGACCTGCAGTGCCCTGCTGAGGGCCATGGAACTACCGCCTGTGCAGGGCTCCAAGCTGTGCGCAGGATTTCCCGACGGCGGGAGGGATGCCTGCAAG GGTGACTCTGGAGGGCCCCTTGCATGTCTGAGGACTGGCGGCACCTGGACGCTGGCTGGCGTGGTGTCCTGGGGGGTCGGTTGTGCCAGAGGATGGGATGCCAGCAGGAGAAGCACCACGGCTCGGGGCTCCCCAGGTGTCTTCTCCCGGGTGGCTGCAGTCATGGACTTCATTGCCCAGCACATGGCAGCCG CTGCCGTGCTAAGCCCCCTTCCTGTGCCAGACCAGTGCAGTCCCCAAGGCACACTGGTCTCTGGAGAAAGCGGCCGTGTTCGGTACCCCCAGTCCCTGGAGGATGACTACCCCAACAACAG CCTGTGCACCTGGAACGTAACAGTGCCGGAGGAGAAAATCATCCTGATATACTTCACTAAATTAGATGTAGAGTACCAAGTTGGATGTGACCGTGACTACGTGTCCCTCTACTCAAGCAGAAGAGAGCTGATCA GCAAAGTCTGTGGGAATGTgttcccagcccctctgctgaTAGAGTCGGACCAGGCCACCATTACATTTGTTTCTGATGGGAGCAACGCTGGCCGTGGGTTTGAACTCACCTTCACAGCTGTCCATAAGGAGTCCGAAGCAG GTTCGGGCTGTGGGAGTGTTGCAAtgctggaggaagaggggaagattGATTCTGCAAACTACCCTGGCTTGTATCCCAGGAACACCAAGTGCCACTGGCTCATTGAGGCTCCAGTAGAGTATGCTGTAAAG ATGGAGTTTGAAGACTTTGCCCTTGAACTTAGCCCAGGCTGTATTTATGACGCTGTTAATGTTTACAGTgatgcagaagaggaaaaccagCTGG CTAATCTCTGTGGATTCACAACTCCCAAACCAGTGCTGAGTCCGGGAAATACTATGCTGGTGCATTTTGAAAGTGATGAGGAGAACAACTTCAGAGGGTTCAGAGCCCGGCTCACCTTTGTTCTTTCAG AGGAGGCaagaagagaagactcaggATTAGCTACTGCACCAATGTTGCCTCTGAGGGATGTCCCCTTAG ACACCTGTGGCCTTCCCCCAGTGACTCCCTGGTGGCTGTTCAAGCGCATTAGCGGGGCTGAGGAGGCCTGTCCTCGCTGCTGGCCATGGCACGCTGCCCTGAACTTCCTTGGAGACTACCAGTGCAGCGGGGTTGTCATTAGCCCCACATGGATCCTGACAGCCGCCCACTGTGTGCAGCC ATCCAATAAACCCTTGCACTGGACTGTGACAGCAGGAGACCATGACAGAGCCCTGAGAGAGTCAACAGAACAG GTGAGACAGGTTAAAACCATTGTGGTGCATCCCCACTTTGATGTGGTGAGCTATGACTCTGACATTGCCCTGGTGCAGCTAGACATCCCTCTGGAGTACAATACTGCTGTGAGGCCAGTGTGTCTGCCCAACAGCACAGAGACGTtatcttcctcttccctctgcacTGCATCTGGTTGGGGAATCATTGAAGAAG CAGATAGGAGCCGATCTAAGCGACTGCAGCAGATGCAAGTGCCTGTGCTTGAGAATGAAATCTGTGAGAGGAATTACTACTGTGGTCACCCTGGAGGGATCACAGCTAGGATGCTTTGTGCTGGCTTTGTTTCCATGGGAGGCCAGGACCCCTGTCAG GGTGGTTCTGGTGGCCCCTTGGTTTGCAGGAAGGAAAACGGACCGTTTATTCTTTACGGCGTTGTCAGCTGGGGTGTTGGCTGTGCAAGTACAAAGAAACCAGGAGTCTACTCAAGGGTGAGGATTTTCCTGGACTGGATAAGACTGACAATGAAAG ATTCTGCACAGAGCATGCCATGGGGAAGTAATGCTGTACCTGGAACCTtggtgcaggagcagctggtgaAATTGCCTGCAAAGCTACAGGGAGAGGCATCAGCACAGG AATGTGTATCAGAAGTGGAGCTAGAAGAGCCCCGGGGGTTTATCTCTGCTCCGTTCTTGTCAGGGTATGTGGGAAGCCCAGAGTGCTTTTGGATACTTCGTGTGTCTCCAAAGGGCATGGCAAAGATTATGGTAAAGCATCTGTCAATAAGAACATCACCAAACTGCCGAGAGGAGTTTCTTGGGATTTACGAAGAGAGtcaaggaggaagaaaagaactaG CTGTGTTGTGTGGTACCCTGATGTCTCCTGTGGTCCTCTGGAGCCCTGGGCCCACAGTGAAGGTGGTATTCCGCTCCATCagccctgctgctttcagcatcGAGTACTTAATGCTCACAGTCCAAG GACAAAAACCTGGAAATACCCAAGAAAGTCCTGAGAAGATGAGCTCAGAGCTGTCACGATGCAAGGATGCTATTCTTACAGATAAGGAAGGAAAGATCCAATCACCAGGATACCCCATGAGACACACAAATGCCACCAG cagctgccactggAGAATTATAGCCCCATTAAAATCCATTATTAGGCTTGAAGTCCTGGACTTCTGGACTGAAAGAAATCTGTCTAATTGTCATGGCCAACTGATGCTGTATGAAGGATTTGGACTAACCAAAGAGTTACTAG GAAACTTCTGTGGCGATGCTTCACTCTACCCTGTAAAATCCCGAGGCTCAGTGATGACAGTGACCTTCACTTCCAGGGCTGAGGCAGCTATGAAAGGCTTTCTCCTGACTTACCAGATGATATTTCCTGAGCAGA GTCTGGAACCTGGAAACATGACAGATGCTGACAAAG agTGCCCAGTCTTTGATCTAATTCCTGTTGGAGCCACTGAAATAACATCTCCCAGTTACCCTGGCGTTTACCCTGACATGCTGAACTGCACTTGGACAATTTATTCCATTTCAGGAAATAAACTGAAGGCTGTAATTAAAGACTTTGTAACTGAGGATACAAGGGACTGCATTTGGGATTGTTTGAGTATTTATGATGGACCTCATCTCTCTTCAAGACTCCTGG ctAGCTTATGTGGCCAGAGAAAATCTTTTAGTGTGTTTTCTAGTAGCAGCTTCCTGACCCTTCACTTCAGAACTGATGAATCTGTAGGATACAGAGGCTTCAAAATCCTTCTTGAAGAGCTGTATCTGCAGCCAACACAAAACGAGCTGGAAGATGGTAGCCAAT actCATCCTCTCTATTACCGACTTCTGAAGCAA TAGTGGATCCATTCCCTGTGCTGGGGCCTGCAACAAGTACAGAAGAACTGGGGGAGTCCCGTGAGAAGCCTAAGATATGTGAAAGCAGCGgggcagccctgctgtcctggcCCTGGCTGGCCAGTCTGCAGTATGAAGGTCGCCACTTCTGTGGAGGCATTCTAATTGATGAAAAATGGGTCCTGACAGCTGCACACTGCAACTTCAG TGCTCAGATGGACAAAGTCCTGGGAAAAATATACTCATTGCCAAATGTGAAGGGTAACAGCCCTGTGCTTGTGAAAGCTGTGCACGCTCACTATAACTTCAGTGGTTTTCCTTCCACAAATGACCTGGCACTCCTGGAGCTGCAGAAACCCATCAAGCCAG